From a single Flavobacteriales bacterium genomic region:
- a CDS encoding winged helix-turn-helix transcriptional regulator: MERTCIRALADHKQINRCKKKIIEIESELTMLASVVGLIGNNTRLKILYLLQVEKKLCVCDLSDILNMTVPAISQQLRKLKDGRIISSKREGTVIYYSLTSKYQKIVAGILNHSSSKSLIET; the protein is encoded by the coding sequence ATGGAACGAACCTGTATAAGAGCCTTAGCCGACCACAAGCAGATCAACCGGTGTAAAAAGAAGATTATTGAAATAGAATCAGAGCTGACTATGCTGGCTTCAGTAGTTGGACTGATTGGGAACAACACTCGTCTCAAAATCCTGTACCTGCTTCAAGTTGAAAAAAAGCTCTGCGTATGCGATTTAAGTGATATTTTGAATATGACCGTTCCGGCCATTTCACAGCAGTTACGAAAATTAAAAGATGGCAGAATCATCAGCAGCAAGCGGGAAGGAACAGTAATTTACTACTCGCTGACCAGTAAATACCAGAAGATTGTTGCAGGAATACTTAATCATAGTTCAAGTAAAAGCCTGATTGAAACATGA
- the merTP gene encoding mercuric transport protein MerTP: protein MNTRNDKGLIGVGILTAIAASLCCITPVLALIAGASGMAATFSWLEPARPYLIGVTILVLGFAWYQKLKPRKEVDCDCEADDKPSFWQSKKFLFIVTVFSFLMLTFPYYSGIFFSKNETKTIIIKETDVMEGILTIEGMTCTGCEHSVIHALTSQEGVIEATSSYETGMASVKFDKTKVSIDQLTKAVEKETGYKVVGKKINR, encoded by the coding sequence ATGAACACAAGGAATGATAAAGGGCTAATAGGTGTAGGTATATTGACAGCGATTGCCGCTTCCTTATGCTGTATCACCCCTGTACTTGCTCTTATTGCAGGAGCAAGCGGTATGGCTGCCACCTTTTCCTGGCTGGAACCGGCACGCCCATATCTGATTGGTGTAACCATACTTGTTTTAGGTTTCGCCTGGTATCAGAAATTAAAGCCCAGGAAGGAAGTAGATTGTGACTGTGAAGCAGACGATAAACCTTCTTTCTGGCAATCTAAGAAGTTCCTGTTCATTGTTACCGTGTTTTCGTTTCTGATGCTGACTTTTCCTTATTACTCCGGCATTTTTTTTTCCAAAAACGAAACAAAGACCATTATTATTAAAGAAACAGATGTTATGGAAGGTATATTAACCATCGAAGGTATGACCTGTACCGGATGTGAGCACAGCGTGATCCATGCCCTCACCAGCCAAGAAGGTGTAATAGAAGCAACTTCCTCTTACGAAACAGGGATGGCCAGCGTAAAATTTGATAAGACCAAAGTTTCTATTGACCAGCTCACAAAAGCAGTGGAAAAGGAAACCGGATACAAAGTAGTGGGTAAAAAAATTAATCGGTAA
- a CDS encoding N-6 DNA methylase, whose protein sequence is MPLDITYNQERKGIELYFPGKPDQDVINRVKAMGFKYSRRQRMWYAKETPERKQFSEKLKDALENKTDSPEIHYQPSYLPTKENLESKNFSYVNISAKNDKGELIWDSYVLFEPSRPTAEGIASVFAKNKYGDKLNSVNVYPRNYITKARVLFEKGEIIQPVNSNPDEPEIVQQAKELPKEEAEPVKEIEPPVPEQEKITEKAVDEQTDTDQKEPEIPEAQPETTPSHPILTGLQPAYWSKEDEEYPVNKVTVEEIAYNQARLRTALLDKLAALPLETQYAIAEQLALKFKARRPLADYESGLQSLGKDSDKKKAASIRSFVDDIFLNNAVYQQPHDSAVFAHMINLLIDSSDVLVDHPKEKKTASKGKQSQHDLNKSVEEFIEQKDKEDGNYTAEDKAFISRYTGSGGLIKQGAKGKGVLYEYYTPDEIVKRMWALANKYGYNGGDILEPACGTGNFLKYAPANAEIWGMEINSTSRRIAQILYPQAIIFEKPFETFFFKGNVHLKDDFGDVHFSLVIGNPPYGEFSGKYAGMGEKKWTGATEYDQYFITRGLDLLKSEGLLVFIIPSAFLSNNSKYNKIKEKIAAKADLIDAYRLPTGIFSTTDIGTDIVVFRKKKIIKPAA, encoded by the coding sequence ATGCCACTGGACATAACCTATAATCAGGAACGCAAAGGAATCGAGTTGTACTTCCCCGGGAAACCCGATCAGGATGTAATCAACCGGGTCAAGGCGATGGGCTTTAAGTACAGCCGCAGACAACGCATGTGGTATGCAAAGGAAACACCGGAACGAAAGCAGTTTTCAGAAAAGCTGAAAGATGCTCTTGAAAACAAAACAGACAGCCCTGAAATTCATTACCAGCCATCCTATCTGCCCACCAAAGAAAATCTGGAAAGCAAAAATTTCAGCTATGTGAACATCAGTGCCAAAAATGATAAGGGCGAGCTGATCTGGGACAGCTATGTTCTGTTTGAACCTTCCCGTCCCACTGCGGAAGGTATTGCCAGTGTGTTTGCCAAAAACAAATATGGAGACAAGCTGAACAGCGTCAATGTGTATCCACGCAACTATATTACCAAAGCACGGGTGCTCTTTGAAAAAGGAGAAATTATTCAGCCGGTAAATTCCAATCCAGATGAACCGGAGATTGTGCAGCAAGCAAAAGAATTACCGAAAGAAGAAGCAGAACCGGTAAAGGAAATCGAACCACCGGTTCCGGAACAGGAAAAGATTACCGAAAAGGCAGTGGATGAACAAACGGATACAGACCAGAAAGAGCCTGAGATACCAGAAGCTCAACCTGAAACCACTCCGTCCCATCCCATACTAACCGGACTGCAACCGGCCTATTGGTCAAAAGAAGATGAAGAATATCCGGTCAACAAGGTAACGGTGGAAGAAATTGCCTACAATCAGGCAAGGCTTCGTACTGCACTTCTTGACAAGTTGGCGGCTTTACCACTGGAAACACAATACGCCATTGCAGAGCAACTGGCACTCAAATTCAAGGCAAGACGGCCATTGGCCGATTATGAGTCCGGTCTGCAATCACTGGGAAAAGACAGCGATAAAAAGAAAGCGGCTTCTATCCGCTCTTTTGTGGACGATATTTTTCTGAATAATGCGGTTTACCAACAACCTCATGATTCTGCCGTGTTTGCCCACATGATAAATCTGCTGATTGACTCTTCCGATGTATTGGTGGATCATCCCAAAGAAAAGAAAACTGCATCCAAAGGCAAACAAAGTCAGCATGACCTGAACAAATCCGTTGAGGAGTTTATTGAGCAAAAAGATAAGGAAGACGGCAACTATACCGCAGAGGACAAAGCCTTCATCTCACGGTACACCGGTTCAGGTGGGCTGATCAAACAAGGTGCGAAAGGCAAAGGTGTATTGTATGAATATTATACACCGGATGAGATTGTGAAACGCATGTGGGCACTGGCCAATAAATACGGATACAATGGAGGAGATATACTGGAACCGGCCTGCGGCACCGGGAACTTTTTAAAGTATGCGCCTGCAAATGCTGAAATCTGGGGCATGGAAATCAATTCTACTTCCCGGAGAATTGCACAGATACTCTATCCGCAGGCTATAATTTTTGAGAAGCCCTTTGAGACTTTCTTTTTCAAAGGCAATGTGCACCTGAAAGATGATTTTGGCGATGTGCATTTCAGCCTGGTGATCGGCAACCCTCCTTACGGAGAGTTTTCCGGCAAATATGCAGGCATGGGTGAAAAGAAATGGACGGGAGCTACCGAATACGACCAGTATTTCATTACACGGGGACTGGATCTGCTCAAATCGGAAGGACTGCTGGTATTTATCATACCCAGCGCCTTTCTTTCCAACAACTCCAAATACAATAAGATTAAGGAGAAGATAGCCGCCAAAGCCGACTTGATTGACGCATACCGCCTACCCACCGGAATTTTCAGTACCACAGACATTGGAACGGACATCGTGGTATTCAGGAAGAAGAAAATCATTAAACCCGCAGCGTAA
- a CDS encoding DEAD/DEAH box helicase family protein yields MAEKKTDNLKKLAAFLSKHTTINASTDGGEAKTTFGRLGKRAFKELAEYLELKEYDVHYNKSGDAGSGDLRVMGMYEPETGIYISFNKDGFHGEQNVLYRSIKHMKDYTGGSNHYFSEKEFATPGTIRKKVKELLYVGSRGPDDEPYDKTTRDETTEEEKAIEERTDTTGLLIGDEWFKQNPAKILGEEYDTTDRFGKKIKKVRGGIDHVIQGMDIREDDIPKPHTEALETTVKLPAEQLYTNKDAQANIDKVLEKQKAIQSKRELDKKLGKKEEVCEEGYICFEDIIEQYNEGITEDEIKAWIWYKRKTGGFNDESVILNKKNGWSKYVIPLAEIEKYLKQWLKEGIVCYYKGDYMPGVLYYAERVYDRQSQLLREKEEIIKLFGQEQYDRQWNGLENIKPPRLTLTDPQVNNRLFIKPTSSFAREVMIGELVDGNSFRRYNYQSGKWEDGDMPLTEAFKEWLRSLPKDEFIKSNDYNIVYYYLENKQPPRHYDKEEKLRIRQNAKMEGDELFIRFMAEAIKREDQQRIEQLWNGKYNGYVEINYFKIPVAFTASDTFKNKPLFIRPAQREGIGFLSVHGSGCIAYDVGVGKTMTAILSIANALESGQCKRPLIVVPNQTYKNWLAETQGVIEKGKIVSSGVLPQYKVNDLYNLGKEFIEQLTGNDGNIQPVDEHSISVMTYEGFNRLGFGEHTWNEIGREMYDILNQGVEERREQVKLFERIEEMMGKGLKGGMINIEDIGFDFLVIDEAHAMKKSFTQVKGEVKEDGKSRERAAYEIRSGQPSMTALRGFMVSQYILRNNKMRNVVLLTATPFTNSPLEIYSILALIGYQQLERWGIKNIREFFDTFIKTSMELVINAKLKPERKEIVMGFNNLIALQQLIFKFIIYKTGEDASIQRPNKIVLPMTSEKVGDQYVPLPPEEQVSTNLAMTPTQRGFMKDVELYVTGKTSLTNFCVNARGMEDTEGDESGAGEELDESRMSSDEEEGARVLRGLSFARQLALSPFLYACNPDKEPTYEQYIETSPKLKYVMECIRSVKEYHEKRNEEVSGQVIYMNAGVNFFPMMKDYLVKKIGFGDNEIGIIRSGMSSTKKEGIKERFLAGKVKIIIGSATIKEGINLQNKSTVLYNCWLDWNPTDVKQLEGRIWRFGNKFANIRIVNPLMENSIDTFIFQKLEEKTSRINEIWYRAGKTNALNLEEFDPSELKMGLVTDPQALAELLLMDEREKLQDNINSLSNQKSVLEEISEARDNFNQNIGHVKEAVNRYKPQQEGAKARTIETIFKIYKDYLEDGNTETSYRDENIFDTVRKANAILKRGLEQVLAPRGLDMNFSKDSVLGRIDREIEDLQKVMEDKTGPKAVEAKAKDIVREREEKGYKSVTVAERAAEFAKLNPKLLSAYMTYEPPDVRTKRDEERAVYGEALESSADTLTRMRELLKAMEQMADLSERMKQLMKKAA; encoded by the coding sequence ATGGCAGAGAAAAAAACAGATAACCTTAAAAAACTGGCGGCCTTTTTATCAAAGCATACCACCATCAATGCCTCAACCGATGGTGGTGAGGCAAAGACCACATTTGGAAGACTGGGTAAACGTGCTTTTAAGGAGCTGGCAGAATACCTGGAATTGAAAGAGTATGATGTTCATTACAACAAATCCGGTGATGCAGGCAGTGGTGATCTTCGGGTAATGGGCATGTACGAACCGGAAACAGGCATTTATATTTCATTCAACAAAGATGGCTTTCACGGAGAACAGAACGTGCTCTACCGGAGCATTAAGCACATGAAGGATTATACCGGTGGGTCCAACCATTATTTTTCCGAAAAGGAATTTGCCACACCGGGAACCATCAGGAAAAAAGTAAAGGAACTGCTGTATGTCGGTAGCCGGGGCCCTGATGATGAACCTTACGACAAAACCACACGGGACGAGACAACAGAAGAAGAAAAAGCCATTGAGGAAAGAACAGACACCACCGGCCTGCTGATCGGTGATGAATGGTTTAAGCAGAATCCAGCTAAAATTCTCGGAGAGGAATATGACACCACTGACCGCTTCGGAAAGAAAATCAAAAAGGTCAGGGGCGGCATTGACCATGTGATTCAGGGTATGGACATCCGTGAGGATGACATTCCCAAACCTCACACAGAAGCACTGGAAACTACTGTCAAACTACCCGCAGAACAGCTCTATACAAATAAAGATGCACAGGCCAATATTGACAAGGTGCTGGAAAAGCAAAAGGCAATACAGTCCAAACGGGAACTGGATAAAAAACTTGGTAAAAAAGAGGAAGTCTGTGAGGAGGGATATATCTGCTTTGAGGACATCATAGAGCAGTACAACGAGGGCATCACGGAAGATGAAATCAAAGCATGGATCTGGTACAAAAGAAAAACGGGCGGTTTTAACGATGAAAGCGTGATCCTGAACAAAAAGAACGGATGGAGCAAATACGTTATTCCGCTTGCAGAAATTGAGAAATACCTGAAACAATGGCTGAAAGAGGGAATTGTCTGTTACTACAAAGGCGACTATATGCCCGGAGTGCTTTACTATGCCGAAAGGGTATATGACAGGCAGTCCCAGCTACTCAGAGAGAAAGAGGAGATCATAAAGCTGTTCGGACAGGAGCAGTACGACCGGCAGTGGAACGGGCTGGAAAACATCAAGCCACCCAGGCTTACACTGACCGACCCGCAGGTGAATAACCGGCTGTTCATCAAACCGACCTCCTCATTTGCCAGAGAGGTAATGATCGGTGAGCTGGTGGATGGCAATTCATTCAGGAGATACAATTACCAGAGCGGAAAATGGGAAGACGGAGACATGCCCCTGACAGAAGCCTTTAAGGAATGGCTACGCTCCCTTCCAAAAGATGAGTTCATTAAGTCCAACGATTACAACATCGTGTACTATTATCTGGAAAACAAACAGCCCCCACGCCATTATGACAAGGAAGAAAAGCTGCGGATAAGGCAGAACGCCAAAATGGAAGGAGACGAACTGTTTATCCGCTTTATGGCCGAAGCCATCAAAAGAGAGGATCAGCAGCGCATCGAGCAGCTCTGGAACGGAAAATACAACGGCTATGTGGAGATCAACTATTTTAAGATACCGGTCGCCTTTACCGCTTCCGACACCTTCAAGAACAAGCCTCTGTTCATTCGTCCGGCTCAACGGGAAGGTATCGGTTTTCTGAGCGTCCATGGCTCCGGCTGCATCGCTTATGACGTGGGTGTAGGCAAAACCATGACGGCCATACTTTCCATTGCCAATGCACTGGAAAGCGGTCAGTGCAAACGTCCGCTTATTGTAGTTCCCAACCAGACCTACAAAAACTGGCTGGCAGAGACACAGGGAGTCATTGAGAAAGGGAAAATTGTGAGTTCCGGTGTGCTGCCACAGTACAAGGTCAACGACCTGTATAATCTCGGAAAGGAATTTATCGAACAGCTCACCGGTAATGACGGCAATATTCAGCCGGTGGATGAGCATAGCATTAGCGTAATGACCTACGAAGGCTTTAACCGGCTGGGCTTCGGAGAACATACCTGGAATGAGATCGGACGGGAAATGTATGACATACTCAATCAGGGTGTGGAAGAAAGACGGGAACAGGTAAAGCTCTTTGAACGCATCGAGGAAATGATGGGCAAGGGATTGAAAGGTGGTATGATCAATATCGAGGACATCGGATTTGATTTTCTCGTGATAGATGAAGCCCATGCCATGAAGAAATCCTTTACTCAGGTCAAAGGAGAAGTAAAGGAAGACGGCAAAAGCAGGGAGCGTGCCGCTTATGAAATTCGCTCCGGCCAGCCGTCCATGACCGCATTAAGGGGGTTCATGGTCAGCCAGTACATCCTGCGAAATAATAAAATGAGGAATGTGGTGCTTCTTACCGCAACCCCCTTTACCAATAGTCCGCTTGAAATTTATTCCATACTGGCACTGATCGGCTATCAGCAGTTGGAACGCTGGGGAATCAAAAACATACGGGAGTTCTTCGACACTTTTATCAAGACCAGCATGGAGCTCGTGATCAATGCCAAGCTGAAACCAGAAAGGAAAGAAATCGTGATGGGCTTTAACAACCTTATTGCCCTGCAACAGCTCATTTTCAAATTCATTATCTATAAAACCGGAGAGGATGCCAGTATTCAGCGTCCGAACAAGATTGTGCTGCCCATGACCAGCGAAAAGGTGGGAGATCAGTATGTCCCGCTTCCGCCTGAGGAGCAGGTCAGTACCAATCTGGCCATGACACCCACACAACGGGGTTTTATGAAGGACGTTGAACTGTATGTCACCGGCAAAACTTCCCTTACCAATTTCTGTGTCAATGCCAGAGGCATGGAAGATACCGAAGGTGATGAGAGCGGTGCCGGTGAGGAACTGGACGAAAGTCGCATGTCTTCCGATGAGGAAGAAGGAGCCAGAGTGCTGCGGGGACTGTCATTTGCAAGGCAACTTGCCCTCAGTCCGTTTTTATACGCCTGCAACCCCGATAAAGAACCAACCTACGAACAATACATTGAAACTTCGCCCAAACTGAAATACGTGATGGAGTGTATCCGCTCGGTAAAGGAATATCACGAAAAGCGGAATGAGGAAGTATCCGGTCAGGTGATCTATATGAATGCCGGTGTGAATTTCTTCCCCATGATGAAAGACTATCTGGTGAAAAAGATCGGCTTTGGGGACAATGAAATAGGCATTATCCGCAGTGGCATGAGCAGTACCAAAAAAGAAGGCATCAAGGAACGCTTTCTGGCAGGTAAGGTGAAAATCATCATCGGCAGCGCCACCATCAAGGAAGGGATTAACCTGCAAAACAAATCCACCGTGCTGTATAACTGCTGGCTGGACTGGAATCCGACTGATGTGAAACAACTGGAAGGACGTATATGGCGGTTCGGCAACAAGTTCGCCAATATCCGCATTGTCAATCCCCTCATGGAAAACAGCATTGACACCTTCATCTTTCAAAAGCTGGAAGAAAAGACCAGCCGGATCAATGAGATATGGTACAGGGCAGGCAAAACCAATGCCCTCAACCTGGAGGAGTTCGACCCATCCGAATTGAAAATGGGGCTGGTTACCGATCCGCAGGCACTTGCAGAACTATTGCTCATGGATGAACGGGAAAAATTGCAGGACAACATCAACAGCCTCAGCAATCAGAAAAGCGTGCTGGAAGAAATAAGCGAGGCCAGGGATAATTTCAATCAGAACATCGGGCATGTGAAAGAAGCGGTCAACCGCTACAAACCCCAACAGGAAGGCGCAAAAGCCAGAACCATTGAGACCATATTCAAGATTTACAAGGACTATCTCGAAGATGGGAACACAGAAACTTCCTACCGGGATGAGAACATTTTCGATACGGTACGAAAAGCCAATGCCATTCTGAAACGGGGACTGGAACAGGTGCTTGCCCCCAGAGGACTGGATATGAATTTCAGTAAGGACAGCGTACTGGGCAGGATTGACAGGGAAATTGAAGACTTGCAGAAAGTTATGGAAGACAAGACCGGACCCAAAGCTGTTGAAGCCAAGGCAAAAGATATTGTCAGGGAAAGGGAGGAAAAAGGTTACAAGTCGGTAACGGTAGCGGAACGTGCTGCTGAATTTGCAAAGCTCAATCCAAAACTGCTCAGTGCCTATATGACCTACGAACCACCGGATGTACGGACAAAAAGGGATGAAGAACGTGCCGTTTACGGTGAGGCGCTGGAAAGCTCTGCCGACACCCTGACACGGATGAGGGAATTGCTGAAAGCAATGGAGCAGATGGCAGACCTGTCCGAAAGAATGAAACAGCTAATGAAAAAAGCCGCTTAA